In one Misgurnus anguillicaudatus chromosome 1, ASM2758022v2, whole genome shotgun sequence genomic region, the following are encoded:
- the LOC129439741 gene encoding uncharacterized protein isoform X2: protein MRKMSRGSLEAALLLGDVFLDQIQKVEKSQVKRSKAHPTTVKWRQRDRDGNRVRPLRGKTTIKPKLKRKAPNQAPTSLPIQEEFIYQAETASLIEELEQILNDECDQPEEVSLAITWQKRQSLSHERWQIARESMVRNLLAAEYVQECVCQHCLSTEAIVRCRDCLPRQYLCTICDGDVHQHLPLHNRESMVHGFFKPLCPTTGVKRHSETYEFSEQVRYLPLLLPQKICACSESSCRVISGKPIILINLNGRYNLTLPSLECLSCGKTWAVGLSNLLKSGYWPASIHFETVYEAGLFRSFLDLKLFAPGLSRQAFLGMLDRRTEYNGRSGKICGDTFQKSFLEWTFAQHEVEMLCGVQPFKCPACSPSMHAVSVDGNRKLYRFHNAKGTEKGYFDGEFIMKDGDVSSFVEYVHEKTKHATGKGVCGSSQWTAAKESAKKSTSKIDEEGLEIAVCRHGGLLKALNMFRGEIFAYPLFLQNALSKENVTFFCSDVACKYWPYLKRVVGHCPELRPLLSMHPLLSVMHAKAHEWSCEIKWSGKNQEGAGLTIGEEVEQVNSFLSRAAICTKYMSKAARSDMLTVLASAWNKRKSENLAKYLSQRYIKTAERLKVERESCASLQAELNISDDEIQQWVSDVQQWAAGSSAKDDAGLEGRIRGLYLSIKQRKNNLYHKTDSNKRRHKMRRRMNEDKSTLAAAIKDFNEQSTHQLPSVDELLAADNFQWPWECPDTSNGNLSTKKVVFDRFMLLSRLKEEEQIIVMEVKQHWQSLKEAESSLRDLSLEIQNNNCDSDQESSSGLLCLLKRKLEDLHFLQNNARMLYRQCVLGQASDSILFDNISDEETEAINYSSDDSDEG, encoded by the exons ATGCGCAA AATGTCCAGGGGCTCTTTAGAAGCAGCACTTCTTCTTGGAGATGTGTTTCTTGATCAGATACAG AAAGTGGAAAAAAGTCAAGTTAAGAGGTCTAAGGCCCATCCCACGACTGTAAAGTGGAGGCAAAGGGACAGAGATGGGAATAGGGTAAGGCCGCTTCGaggaaaaacaacaataaagcCAAAACTGAAAAGAAAGGCTCCTAACCAAG ctCCTACCAGTTTGCCCATCCAAGAGGAATTTATCTATCAAGCAGAAACTG CCTCACTTATTGAAGAATTGGAGCAAATCCTTAATGATGAATGTGATCAGCCTGAAGAGGTGTCTTTGGCAATAACCTGGCAAAAGCGGCAATCCCTAAGCCATGAGAGATGGCAGATTGCAAGGGAGTCCATGGTTAGGAATCTTTTGGCAGCTGAATACGTTCAGGAATGTGTCTGCCAGCACTGTCTGTCTACTGAGGCTATTGTACGGTGCAGGGACTGTCTACCTAGGCAGTATCTATGCACCATTTGTGATGGAGATGTCCATCAGCATCTACCTCTCCATAACAGGGAGTCTATGGTCCATGGGTTTTTTAAGCCACTGTGTCCAACCACTGGAGTGAAGAGACATTCTGAGACATACGAGTTCTCTGAACAGG TCCGATATCTTCCGCTGCTTTTGCCACAGAAAATCTGTGCCTGTTCAGAAAGTTCTTGCAGAGTAATCAGTGGCAAGCCTATTATCCTTATTAATTTAAATG GACGGTACAATCTCACCCTTCCATCACTGGAGTGTTTAAGCTGCGGGAAAACCTGGGCAGTGGGACTCAGTAATCTCCTCAAGTCTGGTTACTGGCCAGCCTCTATACATTTTGAGACTGTGTATGAGGCTGGCCTTTTTAGGTCTTTTCTGGACTTAAAACTTTTTGCTCCAGGTCTTTCACGTCAAGCATTCCTTGGAATGCTTGACCGAAGAACGGAGTACAATGGCAGG AGTGGTAAAATATGTGGAGACACATTCCAGAAAAGCTTTCTGGAGTGGACCTTTGCCCAGCATGAGGTTGAGATGCTTTGTGGTGTCCAGCCTTTTAAATGTCCCGCCTGCAGTCCATCCATGCATGCAGTGTCAGTGGATGGTAACAGGAAACTGTACAGGTTCCATAATGCGAAAGG gACAGAGAAGGGCTACTTCGATGGCGAATTTATAATGAAAGATGGTGATGTTTCCTCCTTTGTGGAATATGTTCATGAAAAGACCAAGCAT GCCACAGGTAAAGGGGTTTGTGGCTCCTCTCAGTGGACAGCAGCCAAGGAGTCTGCAAAAAAGTCAACATCAAAGATTGATGAGGAAGGCCTTGAGATTGCTGTGTGCCGACATGGAGGACTTTTAAAAGCCCTAAACATGTTCAGAGGGGAAATTTTTGCCTATCCCCTGTTTCTTCAAAATGCCCTCTCAAAAGAAAATGTGACATTCTTCTGCTCAGATGTTGCCTGCAAGTACTGGCCATACCTAAAGAGAGTGGTTGGACACTGTCCGGAGCTAAGGCCTTTATTAAGTATGCACCCACTATTATCAGTTATGCATGCCAAAGCACATGAGTGGAGTTGTGAG aTAAAATGGTCCGGGAAAAACCAAGAGGGAGCTGGTCTTACAATTGGAGAAGAGGTGGAGCAAGTCAACTCCTTCCTGTCAAGAGCTGCAATCTGCACTAAATACATGTCCAAAGCTG CACGTTCAGACATGCTTACAGTTCTTGCTTCTGCATGGAACAAACGGAAATCTGAAAATCTGGCAAAATATTTGTCCCAGAGATACATTAAG ACAGCCGAAAGGCTGAAAGTGGAAAGAGAGAGTTGTGCAAGTCTGCAGGCTGAGCTaaatatcagtgatgatgaaaTTCAGCAGTGGGTCAGTGACGTCCAACAGTGGGCTGcag GATCAAGTGCAAAAGATGACGCTGGACTTGAGGGCAGAATTCGAGGCCTTTATCTCAGCataaagcagagaaaaaataatctGTACCATAAGACAG ATAGCAACAAAAGAAGGCACAAAATGAGGAGAAGAATGAATGAAGACAAGTCAACCTTGGCAGCTGCCATTAAGGACTTCAATGAACAGTCAACCCACCAGCTTCCTTCTGTGGATGAACTGCTTGCAGCTGATAATTTCCAATGGCCATGGGAATGCCCTGACACTA gtaacggCAACCTCTCAACCAAGAAGGTGGTCTTTGACCGGTTCATGTTGCTTTCCCGACTGAAGGAGGAAGAGCAGATCATAGTGATGGAGGTCAAGCAACACTGGCAATCTTTAAAGGAGGCTGAAAGTTCACTGAGGGATCTTTCTCTAGAAATACAAAATAACA ACTGTGACAGTGATCAAGAGAGCTCCAGTGGACTACTGTGCCTTCTCAAGAGAAAACTGGAAGACCTTCATTTTCTGCAAAATAATGCTAGGATGTTATACCGACAGTGTGTTCTGGGACAGGCTTCAGACAGCATTTTATTTGATAACATTTCTGATGAAGAAACTGAGGCAATAAACTACAGCTCAGATGACAGTGATGAGGGCTAA
- the LOC129439741 gene encoding uncharacterized protein isoform X1 yields the protein MPNINIQKMSRGSLEAALLLGDVFLDQIQKVEKSQVKRSKAHPTTVKWRQRDRDGNRVRPLRGKTTIKPKLKRKAPNQAPTSLPIQEEFIYQAETASLIEELEQILNDECDQPEEVSLAITWQKRQSLSHERWQIARESMVRNLLAAEYVQECVCQHCLSTEAIVRCRDCLPRQYLCTICDGDVHQHLPLHNRESMVHGFFKPLCPTTGVKRHSETYEFSEQVRYLPLLLPQKICACSESSCRVISGKPIILINLNGRYNLTLPSLECLSCGKTWAVGLSNLLKSGYWPASIHFETVYEAGLFRSFLDLKLFAPGLSRQAFLGMLDRRTEYNGRSGKICGDTFQKSFLEWTFAQHEVEMLCGVQPFKCPACSPSMHAVSVDGNRKLYRFHNAKGTEKGYFDGEFIMKDGDVSSFVEYVHEKTKHATGKGVCGSSQWTAAKESAKKSTSKIDEEGLEIAVCRHGGLLKALNMFRGEIFAYPLFLQNALSKENVTFFCSDVACKYWPYLKRVVGHCPELRPLLSMHPLLSVMHAKAHEWSCEIKWSGKNQEGAGLTIGEEVEQVNSFLSRAAICTKYMSKAARSDMLTVLASAWNKRKSENLAKYLSQRYIKTAERLKVERESCASLQAELNISDDEIQQWVSDVQQWAAGSSAKDDAGLEGRIRGLYLSIKQRKNNLYHKTDSNKRRHKMRRRMNEDKSTLAAAIKDFNEQSTHQLPSVDELLAADNFQWPWECPDTSNGNLSTKKVVFDRFMLLSRLKEEEQIIVMEVKQHWQSLKEAESSLRDLSLEIQNNNCDSDQESSSGLLCLLKRKLEDLHFLQNNARMLYRQCVLGQASDSILFDNISDEETEAINYSSDDSDEG from the exons ATGCCAAACATCAACATACAAAA AATGTCCAGGGGCTCTTTAGAAGCAGCACTTCTTCTTGGAGATGTGTTTCTTGATCAGATACAG AAAGTGGAAAAAAGTCAAGTTAAGAGGTCTAAGGCCCATCCCACGACTGTAAAGTGGAGGCAAAGGGACAGAGATGGGAATAGGGTAAGGCCGCTTCGaggaaaaacaacaataaagcCAAAACTGAAAAGAAAGGCTCCTAACCAAG ctCCTACCAGTTTGCCCATCCAAGAGGAATTTATCTATCAAGCAGAAACTG CCTCACTTATTGAAGAATTGGAGCAAATCCTTAATGATGAATGTGATCAGCCTGAAGAGGTGTCTTTGGCAATAACCTGGCAAAAGCGGCAATCCCTAAGCCATGAGAGATGGCAGATTGCAAGGGAGTCCATGGTTAGGAATCTTTTGGCAGCTGAATACGTTCAGGAATGTGTCTGCCAGCACTGTCTGTCTACTGAGGCTATTGTACGGTGCAGGGACTGTCTACCTAGGCAGTATCTATGCACCATTTGTGATGGAGATGTCCATCAGCATCTACCTCTCCATAACAGGGAGTCTATGGTCCATGGGTTTTTTAAGCCACTGTGTCCAACCACTGGAGTGAAGAGACATTCTGAGACATACGAGTTCTCTGAACAGG TCCGATATCTTCCGCTGCTTTTGCCACAGAAAATCTGTGCCTGTTCAGAAAGTTCTTGCAGAGTAATCAGTGGCAAGCCTATTATCCTTATTAATTTAAATG GACGGTACAATCTCACCCTTCCATCACTGGAGTGTTTAAGCTGCGGGAAAACCTGGGCAGTGGGACTCAGTAATCTCCTCAAGTCTGGTTACTGGCCAGCCTCTATACATTTTGAGACTGTGTATGAGGCTGGCCTTTTTAGGTCTTTTCTGGACTTAAAACTTTTTGCTCCAGGTCTTTCACGTCAAGCATTCCTTGGAATGCTTGACCGAAGAACGGAGTACAATGGCAGG AGTGGTAAAATATGTGGAGACACATTCCAGAAAAGCTTTCTGGAGTGGACCTTTGCCCAGCATGAGGTTGAGATGCTTTGTGGTGTCCAGCCTTTTAAATGTCCCGCCTGCAGTCCATCCATGCATGCAGTGTCAGTGGATGGTAACAGGAAACTGTACAGGTTCCATAATGCGAAAGG gACAGAGAAGGGCTACTTCGATGGCGAATTTATAATGAAAGATGGTGATGTTTCCTCCTTTGTGGAATATGTTCATGAAAAGACCAAGCAT GCCACAGGTAAAGGGGTTTGTGGCTCCTCTCAGTGGACAGCAGCCAAGGAGTCTGCAAAAAAGTCAACATCAAAGATTGATGAGGAAGGCCTTGAGATTGCTGTGTGCCGACATGGAGGACTTTTAAAAGCCCTAAACATGTTCAGAGGGGAAATTTTTGCCTATCCCCTGTTTCTTCAAAATGCCCTCTCAAAAGAAAATGTGACATTCTTCTGCTCAGATGTTGCCTGCAAGTACTGGCCATACCTAAAGAGAGTGGTTGGACACTGTCCGGAGCTAAGGCCTTTATTAAGTATGCACCCACTATTATCAGTTATGCATGCCAAAGCACATGAGTGGAGTTGTGAG aTAAAATGGTCCGGGAAAAACCAAGAGGGAGCTGGTCTTACAATTGGAGAAGAGGTGGAGCAAGTCAACTCCTTCCTGTCAAGAGCTGCAATCTGCACTAAATACATGTCCAAAGCTG CACGTTCAGACATGCTTACAGTTCTTGCTTCTGCATGGAACAAACGGAAATCTGAAAATCTGGCAAAATATTTGTCCCAGAGATACATTAAG ACAGCCGAAAGGCTGAAAGTGGAAAGAGAGAGTTGTGCAAGTCTGCAGGCTGAGCTaaatatcagtgatgatgaaaTTCAGCAGTGGGTCAGTGACGTCCAACAGTGGGCTGcag GATCAAGTGCAAAAGATGACGCTGGACTTGAGGGCAGAATTCGAGGCCTTTATCTCAGCataaagcagagaaaaaataatctGTACCATAAGACAG ATAGCAACAAAAGAAGGCACAAAATGAGGAGAAGAATGAATGAAGACAAGTCAACCTTGGCAGCTGCCATTAAGGACTTCAATGAACAGTCAACCCACCAGCTTCCTTCTGTGGATGAACTGCTTGCAGCTGATAATTTCCAATGGCCATGGGAATGCCCTGACACTA gtaacggCAACCTCTCAACCAAGAAGGTGGTCTTTGACCGGTTCATGTTGCTTTCCCGACTGAAGGAGGAAGAGCAGATCATAGTGATGGAGGTCAAGCAACACTGGCAATCTTTAAAGGAGGCTGAAAGTTCACTGAGGGATCTTTCTCTAGAAATACAAAATAACA ACTGTGACAGTGATCAAGAGAGCTCCAGTGGACTACTGTGCCTTCTCAAGAGAAAACTGGAAGACCTTCATTTTCTGCAAAATAATGCTAGGATGTTATACCGACAGTGTGTTCTGGGACAGGCTTCAGACAGCATTTTATTTGATAACATTTCTGATGAAGAAACTGAGGCAATAAACTACAGCTCAGATGACAGTGATGAGGGCTAA